One window from the genome of Anopheles merus strain MAF unplaced genomic scaffold, AmerM5.1 LNR4000011, whole genome shotgun sequence encodes:
- the LOC121600926 gene encoding glutenin, high molecular weight subunit DY10-like, whose protein sequence is MSTKVSLLKKLCKAEYDESGDMEAHLFRMDEHFSSLMSAGQELDSSLKVAMVLKNNGERTSQWAEQRLNAAPDESKEERMPQRSRSADMVQRVSTNNPATASGQQSEYLAQPQRDAQVRAMEQQQRLEQVPVSERQLCEQFIGMDMQQRAVLQQQRCGAFPVQAQGSAQVPDMQQQRSGVYPVQVQGPGQVSDSQQQRCGVYPVQVPDTQHQRSDVYPVQVQGPLQVPGPQQQRCGVYPVQVQGPGQIPDSQQQRCGVYPVEVQGPVQVPDTQQQRSGVYPVEVQGPGQVPDYQQQRCDVYPIQVQGPGQIPDPQQQRSGVYPVEVQGSAQVPDMQQQRSGVYPVQVQGPGQIPDPQQQRCGVYPVQVHGPVQVPDTQQQRSGVYPVQVQGPVQVSDYQQKRRGVYPAQVHTQENVPLLEEHKCSPYPVQVRCNAQSCDTYRKESSAYHAQVQFRAQVPGLEQQMYGAYSSQVQQQPHFRVADPAYPVMRPEQMQPSYLEGIAPQQQGMFGRRSFQHFQAIQKNGPYL, encoded by the exons atgTCTACTAAGGTATCGCTCCTGAAGAAACTCTGCAAGGCGGAGTACGACGAAAGCGGTGACATGGAGGCGCATTTGTTTCGAATGGATGAACATTTCTCAAGTCTGATGAGCGCGGGCCAGGAACTGGATTCGAGCTTGAAAGTGGCCATGGTTCTGAAAA ACAATGGAGAACGAACCTCGCAATGGGCCGAACAACGGTTGAACGCAGCACCTGATGAAAGCAAAGAGGAGCGAATGCCGCAGCGAAGCCGGTCAGCCGATATGGTGCAACGAGTGTCTACCAACAACCCGGCCACAGCGTCAGGACAGCAGAGTGAGTATCTAGCTCAGCCACAACGCGATGCGCAGGTCCGCGCCATGGAACAGCAGCAACGCCTCGAGCAGGTTCCCGTCTCGGAGCGGCAGCTGTGCGAGCAGTTCATCGGCATGGATATGCAGCAGCGGGCtgtgttgcagcagcagcgatgtGGTGCGTTCCCCGTCCAGGCGCAAGGCTCCGCGCAGGTGCCCGatatgcagcagcagcggagcgGTGTGTACCCCGTCCAGGTGCAAGGCCCCGGGCAGGTTTCCgattcgcagcagcagcggtgtgGCGTGTACCCCGTCCAG GTTCCCGATACGCAGCACCAGCGGAGTGATGTGTACCCCGTCCAGGTGCAAGGCCCCTTGCAGGTTCCCGgtccgcagcagcagcgatgtGGCGTGTACCCCGTCCAGGTGCAAGGCCCCGGGCAGATTCCCgattcgcagcagcagcggtgtgGCGTGTACCCCGTCGAGGTGCAAGGCCCCGTGCAGGTTCCCGatacgcagcagcagcggagtGGTGTGTACCCCGTCGAGGTGCAAGGCCCCGGGCAGGTTCCCGattaccagcagcagcggtgtgATGTGTACCCCATCCAGGTGCAAGGCCCCGGGCAGATTCCCgatccgcagcagcagcggagtGGTGTGTACCCCGTCGAGGTGCAAGGCTCCGCGCAGGTGCCCGatatgcagcagcagcggagcgGTGTGTACCCCGTCCAGGTGCAAGGCCCCGGGCAGATTCCCgatccgcagcagcagcggtgtgGCGTGTACCCCGTCCAGGTGCATGGCCCCGTGCAGGTTCCCGatacgcagcagcagcggagtGGTGTGTACCCCGTCCAGGTGCAAGGCCCCGTGCAGGTTTCCGATTATCAGCAGAAGCGACGTGGTGTGTACCCCGCCCAGGTACACACCCAGGAGAATGTTCCTTTGTTGGAGGAGCATAAATGTAGCCCGTACCCCGTCCAGGTACGATGCAACGCGCAGTCGTGCGACACGTATAGGAAGGAGTCCAGTGCGTACCACGCCCAGGTACAATTTCGTGCACAAGTCCCCGGTCTGGAGCAGCAAATGTATGGTGCCTACTCCAGCCAGGTACAACAGCAACCACATTTTAGAGTTGCGGATCCGGCATACCCCGTCATGCGTCCCGAACAGATGCAACCATCTTACTTGGAAGGTATTGCCCCGCAACAG CAAGGCATGTTTGGCCGAAGAAGCTTCCAACATTTTCAGGCGATCCAGAAGAATGGCCCGTATTTATAA